From Virgibacillus ihumii, the proteins below share one genomic window:
- a CDS encoding PfkB family carbohydrate kinase: MCSGGDPSHYKSSACCQAACITPNETEGKQLFTDTSASVREQLHSKLVVTKGRSGVSYQDKLIPAYTVEVLDTTGAGDAFNGALTVALAEGQDVSEVIQFAMERLHSLFKRLVHRKECQCEKNWTLF, from the coding sequence GTGTGCAGCGGCGGGGACCCCTCTCATTATAAATCCAGCGCCTGCTGCCAAGCTGCCTGTATCACGCCAAACGAAACCGAGGGAAAGCAATTATTTACAGACACTAGTGCATCCGTTCGTGAGCAATTGCACTCCAAGCTGGTTGTTACGAAAGGTCGGTCTGGTGTTTCGTATCAGGATAAGCTCATCCCGGCCTATACTGTGGAAGTACTTGATACGACTGGTGCAGGGGATGCGTTTAACGGGGCACTCACAGTTGCCCTGGCAGAAGGACAGGACGTTAGTGAGGTTATCCAGTTTGCCATGGAGCGGCTGCACTCGCTGTTCAAAAGGTTGGTGCACAGGAAGGAATGCCAATGCGAAAAGAACTGGACTCTTTTTTGA
- a CDS encoding PfkB family carbohydrate kinase — protein MGETFQTKPGGKGANQAVSAARFGAEVKMIGKVGMDAFGMEMMTMFEQEGIQTDGVEQNPDISTGIASITISENDNRIVVPGANHTVDSAYITRFKETIRTSDMVLIQFELPL, from the coding sequence ATTGGAGAAACATTCCAGACAAAACCTGGCGGGAAAGGGGCAAATCAGGCTGTATCCGCTGCAAGATTTGGTGCGGAGGTCAAGATGATCGGAAAAGTTGGAATGGATGCTTTCGGAATGGAAATGATGACGATGTTTGAGCAGGAAGGTATTCAGACTGATGGGGTGGAGCAAAATCCTGATATCAGTACAGGCATTGCTTCGATTACTATTTCCGAAAACGATAACCGTATTGTTGTTCCGGGTGCCAACCATACGGTGGACTCAGCGTATATTACCAGGTTTAAAGAAACAATTCGTACGAGTGATATGGTGCTTATTCAGTTTGAACTGCCGCTTTAA